One part of the Candidatus Eisenbacteria bacterium genome encodes these proteins:
- a CDS encoding PEP-CTERM sorting domain-containing protein (PEP-CTERM proteins occur, often in large numbers, in the proteomes of bacteria that also encode an exosortase, a predicted intramembrane cysteine proteinase. The presence of a PEP-CTERM domain at a protein's C-terminus predicts cleavage within the sorting domain, followed by covalent anchoring to some some component of the (usually Gram-negative) cell surface. Many PEP-CTERM proteins exhibit an unusual sequence composition that includes large numbers of potential glycosylation sites. Expression of one such protein has been shown restore the ability of a bacterium to form floc, a type of biofilm.), with protein sequence MPVVLAALALSFVFGAVPAQAVLITVNFTVRPASTDLSSPPIGSGSFSFDDSLIPPGGGDVFGFVPIDSASFTWAGVTWTPSNSRVDVLQFNASGDLIGFRYHGGSAPGLSGNSDFLVRAYVDGTSEFAYRQEGILRIGSVASWSTDQGAAPEPATSLLLLGGLIGVMTASRRVK encoded by the coding sequence GTGCCGGTCGTTCTCGCCGCTTTAGCCCTTTCCTTCGTGTTTGGAGCGGTACCCGCGCAAGCTGTCCTGATCACCGTCAATTTCACGGTGAGGCCTGCGAGTACCGACCTCAGCAGTCCTCCCATCGGTTCCGGCAGCTTCAGCTTCGACGACTCGCTCATACCCCCAGGCGGGGGCGACGTCTTCGGCTTCGTCCCGATCGACTCGGCCTCGTTCACTTGGGCCGGTGTCACGTGGACTCCTTCTAACTCGCGGGTCGACGTCCTGCAGTTCAATGCATCCGGGGATCTGATCGGCTTCCGGTATCACGGGGGAAGCGCCCCAGGTCTTAGCGGCAACTCCGACTTCCTCGTGAGAGCGTACGTGGATGGTACGAGCGAGTTTGCTTATAGACAGGAGGGGATTCTCCGCATCGGCTCCGTCGCGTCCTGGTCCACGGACCAGGGTGCCGCTCCGGAACCGGCAACTTCGCTGCTACTGCTAGGTGGCCTGATTGGGGTGATGACGGCAAGCCGGAGGGTGAAGTAG